In Reichenbachiella agarivorans, one genomic interval encodes:
- a CDS encoding peroxiredoxin → MSTIRLGDIAPNFTAETTEGKIDFHNWLGDSWGVLFSHPADYTPVCTTELGAVANYKAEFDKRNVKVIALSVDGITSHKGWIKDINETQKTTVNFPIIADEDRKVATLYDMIHPNADDKMTVRSIFLIGPDKKVKLMITYPASTGRNFDELLRVIDSLQLTAYHKVATPANWKAGDDCVIVPAVKNEDIPSLFPKGYTEIKPYLRMTPQPNLK, encoded by the coding sequence ATGAGTACTATTAGACTTGGAGACATAGCTCCAAACTTTACCGCAGAAACGACAGAAGGAAAAATTGATTTTCACAACTGGCTAGGAGATAGCTGGGGCGTTTTGTTTTCCCACCCTGCTGATTATACACCTGTTTGTACAACTGAGCTAGGTGCAGTGGCCAATTACAAAGCAGAGTTTGACAAGAGGAATGTCAAGGTGATTGCACTAAGTGTAGATGGTATCACCTCTCACAAAGGATGGATCAAAGACATCAATGAGACGCAAAAGACTACTGTCAACTTTCCAATCATCGCTGATGAGGATCGGAAAGTTGCGACTTTGTATGATATGATTCATCCCAATGCCGATGATAAGATGACTGTGAGATCTATCTTTTTGATTGGTCCTGATAAGAAAGTCAAGCTGATGATTACCTACCCGGCTTCTACTGGTAGAAACTTCGATGAGTTGCTTCGTGTGATTGATTCGTTGCAATTGACGGCCTATCACAAGGTAGCTACTCCAGCCAATTGGAAAGCGGGTGACGATTGTGTGATCGTGCCTGCTGTGAAGAATGAAGACATTCCGTCTTTGTTCCCAAAAGGATATACGGAGATCAAACCATATTTGAGAATGACCCCACAACCTAATTTGAAATAA